Below is a genomic region from Dehalobacter sp..
TGCGGAAAGGGAAATCGCCTCCGTTCGGATACTGGAGGCAAGGGTCAATCCCATTCCCGGCAGGTTTGATCTAAAGCATCTGCGGGACATACACCGGTACATTTTCAAAGATATCTATGAATGGGCGGGCGAACTGCGGTGGGTGAACATCTCAAAGGGAAATCAGTTCTGCCTCTATCCGTACATAGAATCCAATGCAACCAAGCTGTTTGGCAGGCTGAAAAAGGAGATGTATCTGACCGGCACTTCGGAAAATGAGATACCCTTCCGCTTATCCTTTTATCTCAGTGAGATCAATGTGATCCATCCGTTTTGGGAAGGCAACGGGCGGGTACAAAGGCTTTTTATACAGTACCTTGCCGAAAACGCGGGATACCAGGTAGACTTTTCGCAGGTTACCGGCAGGGAAATGATCGAGGCCAGCGCGGAAGCCTTTGCATGTCATTACAATAAAATGGATGCGCTTTTTCAGCGGATCACCACGCCCTTACAGGAGCCAACGATGGGACAAACCTTCCGATTAGAATAAGATATGGCACAAACAGGCAGTCCTACTAAAAAGAAGAGAGGA
It encodes:
- a CDS encoding Fic family protein; translation: MNRNYEYDYEWDSRYCYPKSFVLKNKLGIMDAEQLRIAEREIASVRILEARVNPIPGRFDLKHLRDIHRYIFKDIYEWAGELRWVNISKGNQFCLYPYIESNATKLFGRLKKEMYLTGTSENEIPFRLSFYLSEINVIHPFWEGNGRVQRLFIQYLAENAGYQVDFSQVTGREMIEASAEAFACHYNKMDALFQRITTPLQEPTMGQTFRLE